CTTCAGAATCCTTTCCACTGCCCCGTAGTTGGACCTGGATCCCTCTGGCCGTGGATACGCTGCCAGAGTGAGGGGCTTCCAGGGATGGTCGTTCATCATGCGAGGCCCTTGTCTGGAGGAGTCAGACTGGGAAGGAGGTACAGACGCATGCCttggctgttcctgctgcccgGGCTGTgtcatctgtctttgtttgttctccACAGGCGTCTGCTGGAGGGACACGCCCACTCTGGCTGGCTGAGGCTTTGCTCCATTCTTAGAGCTGGAAGCCTCCACATTCTGGCCCGTCTCAGAGGAGGGAGCCTCTGTGGCtgctctttgttgtgttttcctggAAGGACTGCTTGCTGTTTGGACTTTGTGCTTGACCTCAGGATGGTGTACAGGACTGTGAGATGATATTGTGGTGGCATGTCTGAGTCCAACCTGAGGCTGATCATGTGAAAGAACAGAGGGTGTTTCTTGCTTCATTCTGACCTCTTGACCTTCTGGACCATATCTCATCTGCCATGGTTGGGACTCACGGTTCTGAATTGAGGAACttgtggaggagagagataatGTGACTTCAGGATGGACAGCtgtaatgccaggtgtgaaatCCGTGTAAAGTGGCTGAAATCCAGTCTGCATGGAAGGTAAAACCTCATCTGATGCTGTGGATGCTGCTTGGCAACCCCGGGAGGAGGCATCTGTTGTAATAAAACTGTCTTGTTCCTTTACACCACGGCCCATCTCAGCTTGAAACAAAGTTCTGTTGAACTCAGCTGTTTTTTGTTCCAGCATGATGTTTCTTCTGGAGCCCTGGAGGTTGGGGCTGGCAGCTGTTGTTTCCAGGGAATACATCAACAAGTCCACAGGTAATTCTTTGACGATCGGAGGCATTTGCCCATCAGGGTTTTTCAAGTAGCCAACAGCAGGGGTGTAATCGGAGTGTTTCGCAGCACTCAGTATGTTCACCTCAGAGAAGCTCTTCTGCACTGTCCCATATGCAGACAACTTGCTGTTACTGAACTTGCTTGCATCGCAGGACCAGCGGCTGTGGCAGCAGCCCATATTACAGTTAGAGTTTTCAGGCACAGAACACAAGGTTACCGCACCATCTGTAAAAACCTTTCCCTCATTTTCTTGTAGCATAGCCTCAAACTTCCTGACGATGGACGGGCTGCTGCACTTTTTTTCCACTAGAACACAGGGGCTGTGGCACTTCTTCACTGTGGTGGAGGGGGATTCTGGGATGTGGAGTTCTGTGTCTGGATGGGCTGGGTTGCTCAGATtccaggaggaggagcgaggagggATGGGTGGAGCTGCTATATCTATCTCTTGGGTTGCTTCAGGGctcgtctgtgtgtctctgtagcTGTGTAGATCAGCAGCGCTTGTTCTCCAGCAGTCACTCGGAGCACTGTCGGCCCGCCAGGTGTTATCTGGCGACAAGGTGATCCACTTTTCTCTTTCCAAGGCCCGGAAGTCATCGTAAATCTGGCTGAGGTCGCAGAGAGGTTCATCCGCCTCCAGCCGGTTCTTGTCGTGACCAAACAGCATCTCACTCTCCTCAGTTACAAACAGGGATTCAGATCGATTCCTGAGTATTAAACAGTAACATACATTTAGTCCATataatttccaaaataaaatccatgtACTATTTACATCTAAATACAATAAgatttattattcaaataaaagcagaCATGGCCCTGTGTCCACATCAAGACTCAACATGTAGTATCATAGTTCTATGTTGGTGCTGGGAGGTTAACATAGCGATGGGGATTTATTCACCTCTTATCTCCACTCTTCTTTCTGATCTCATCCTGGTAGCTACAAAGCTCCTCGCTCACACGGGCGATCTCCTTCAGAGCCTgagacacacaggaggagagacagagattcAAGGAGACATAATGGATGTTATGTAACGCAAAAGAAATACATCAAGAGTATTGTCTATTCAAAGAAACGCAGGCAGGTGCACTGGAGAAAATCCAAGAATGCTGATGATCAAACAAAGCATCCGACAGCCGAACAAAGCAAAGgaaaactgtttaaaataacTTACAGCATTGAGAGCCGttgtgttcttcttcttttcactgCCAGTACTCAGCTCCGCCCAGAGCAAACTTTCTTGTGGACCAACACGGACATCGTTTTCATTCCCGTGAGAAGGATTTCTCTGAGGCATTCCACACCCAGGAGTTCCATGAAAAATAGCAGTCAGCTCCATTGTATGGGCATCTTCCTTGCTGTCATCAACTGAGTCTTGCTGCCAAGTGCTTCTTGTTCTAAACTCATCCACCAGCACTGGTTGTGAAGGGTCGTTCTGAGTAAAGCGACCGACATTAAACTGACAGAGGCCGTCTGCCTGGAAGCAGGTGGGCTGGTgactctctctgcctccagaACCGCCAGCGGCGATGTTTCTGTTGTGACCAAAGCCGGGTAATGATGCTCGTCTGTGAGGCTCTGATTGACTGCTACTGCTGAGTGGCTCTGAGTGGGAGTTGTCACTGAGCAGACTGGAACCTGTGCTGGTGGAACGCAGGCTGAGCCCatgcatgacatcatcatcGTCCTGCCTCCCGCCGTCCAGCCTGGTGCCCTCTCGCTTGGTTCTCACTTCACAGTACagctggagagaagaagaggagataGAGGTCATCGCTGttcagcagcactgcagcagtCTTTTGATAAATAAAGCAAACACTGCACTTTGTTGTTCAAGTGTGTCCTTTAAAGGTGAATAGGATTAgatttgaattgattttatCAGTCA
Above is a genomic segment from Hippoglossus stenolepis isolate QCI-W04-F060 chromosome 8, HSTE1.2, whole genome shotgun sequence containing:
- the soga3a gene encoding protein SOGA3a isoform X1, whose protein sequence is MWSAFMNGSGLHGGGGAGGAGGGGYVPSQGWEFVPCTRMDRVDRGRSKARTSLRRISSPPTVFSQLYETQFGASPGGGGGGGGGGGGGEGEAGKQLEILRGQMWPGPEPAVPQQQPQQTQHTRLKKKFDDLKKRHVQDKEEWMREKESLLREVADIQVDKAAANCVSMQGGENRRILLDLKTVLEEVQTEVKREEEKRSELQLQYTRDRCAWELEKAELKRRIVQLEAREGTGSVSGGVQSAVECGPGVRTTQGQHGETPTLRRDREEQRRLLADTHSTAMDLRCRLEHNERDWSREKTELLERFDMERREWESQLKDMQRKIEELYCEVRTKREGTRLDGGRQDDDDVMHGLSLRSTSTGSSLLSDNSHSEPLSSSSQSEPHRRASLPGFGHNRNIAAGGSGGRESHQPTCFQADGLCQFNVGRFTQNDPSQPVLVDEFRTRSTWQQDSVDDSKEDAHTMELTAIFHGTPGCGMPQRNPSHGNENDVRVGPQESLLWAELSTGSEKKKNTTALNAALKEIARVSEELCSYQDEIRKKSGDKRNRSESLFVTEESEMLFGHDKNRLEADEPLCDLSQIYDDFRALEREKWITLSPDNTWRADSAPSDCWRTSAADLHSYRDTQTSPEATQEIDIAAPPIPPRSSSWNLSNPAHPDTELHIPESPSTTVKKCHSPCVLVEKKCSSPSIVRKFEAMLQENEGKVFTDGAVTLCSVPENSNCNMGCCHSRWSCDASKFSNSKLSAYGTVQKSFSEVNILSAAKHSDYTPAVGYLKNPDGQMPPIVKELPVDLLMYSLETTAASPNLQGSRRNIMLEQKTAEFNRTLFQAEMGRGVKEQDSFITTDASSRGCQAASTASDEVLPSMQTGFQPLYTDFTPGITAVHPEVTLSLSSTSSSIQNRESQPWQMRYGPEGQEVRMKQETPSVLSHDQPQVGLRHATTISSHSPVHHPEVKHKVQTASSPSRKTQQRAATEAPSSETGQNVEASSSKNGAKPQPARVGVSLQQTPVENKQRQMTQPGQQEQPRHASVPPSQSDSSRQGPRMMNDHPWKPLTLAAYPRPEGSRSNYGAVERILKNYESAARAKQSQNQQNEMASFPNLSDGQEENVTELDMLDMDPLAFPPLRHTLTSHSSQTHTTHSQLSCHTAMGVKEIQLIVQKDEGSSVSSSSVQRNFSRPARPANRRLPSRWASRSPTSSSSTSPSPPSCPHQKHTSSFLYSHAFHIETVII
- the soga3a gene encoding protein SOGA3a isoform X2 — its product is MWSAFMNGSGLHGGGGAGGAGGGGYVPSQGWEFVPCTRMDRVDRGRSKARTSLRRISSPPTVFSQLYETQFGASPGGGGGGGGGGGGGEGEAGKQLEILRGQMWPGPEPAVPQQQPQQTQHTRLKKKFDDLKKRHVQDKEEWMREKESLLREVADIQVDKAAANCVSMQGGENRRILLDLKTVLEEVQTEVKREEEKRSELQLQYTRDRCAWELEKAELKRRIVQLEAREGTGSVSGGVQSAVECGPGVRTTQGQHGETPTLRRDREEQRRLLADTHSTAMDLRCRLEHNERDWSREKTELLERFDMERREWESQLKDMQRKIEELYCEVRTKREGTRLDGGRQDDDDVMHGLSLRSTSTGSSLLSDNSHSEPLSSSSQSEPHRRASLPGFGHNRNIAAGGSGGRESHQPTCFQADGLCQFNVGRFTQNDPSQPVLVDEFRTRSTWQQDSVDDSKEDAHTMELTAIFHGTPGCGMPQRNPSHGNENDVRVGPQESLLWAELSTGSEKKKNTTALNAALKEIARVSEELCSYQDEIRKKSGDKRNRSESLFVTEESEMLFGHDKNRLEADEPLCDLSQIYDDFRALEREKWITLSPDNTWRADSAPSDCWRTSAADLHSYRDTQTSPEATQEIDIAAPPIPPRSSSWNLSNPAHPDTELHIPESPSTTVKKCHSPCVLVEKKCSSPSIVRKFEAMLQENEGKVFTDGAVTLCSVPENSNCNMGCCHSRWSCDASKFSNSKLSAYGTVQKSFSEVNILSAAKHSDYTPAVGYLKNPDGQMPPIVKELPVDLLMYSLETTAASPNLQGSRRNIMLEQKTAEFNRTLFQAEMGRGVKEQDSFITTDASSRGCQAASTASDEVLPSMQTGFQPLYTDFTPGITAVHPEVTLSLSSTSSSIQNRESQPWQMRYGPEGQEVRMKQETPSVLSHDQPQVGLRHATTISSHSPVHHPEVKHKVQTASSPSRKTQQRAATEAPSSETGQNVEASSSKNGAKPQPARVGVSLQQTPVENKQRQMTQPGQQEQPRHASVPPSQSDSSRQGPRMMNDHPWKPLTLAAYPRPEGSRSNYGAVERILKNYESAARAKQSQNQQNEMASFPNLSDGQEENVTELDMLDMDPLAFPPLRHTLTSHSSQTHTTHSQLSCHTAMGVKEIQLIVQGQEDYRWNT